A portion of the Enterobacter sp. SA187 genome contains these proteins:
- the eptA gene encoding phosphoethanolamine transferase EptA, whose product MRRIPLRRPAMSRLTFLLLFSVYIAVFLNLIYYRQAWALLPVNSAYNLAVFLSMPLVAFSVINIIATLASFLWLDRLVIAVFILLSAATQYFIWTYGIIIDRSMIANMLDTTPAESFALMTPQLILTIGLSGIAMAILAFVVKFKKSRTRVHSAAMRCVNILASVAIILLIAACFYKDYASLFRNNKELVKSLGPSNSISALLSYDVHHRMDNLPLVRLGEDATLTPAMHKPQTKHLTILIVGETSRADNFALSGYPRDTNPLLSKDNVVYFPKTTSCGTATAISVPCMFSGMPRKNYNEQLAHHREGLLDIVQRAGISVQWNENDGGCKGACDRVPHQDMTKLNLADYCIAGECQDEILFHDLQKSIDSFPGDGLIVLHTIGSHGPTYYNRYPPQFRKFTPTCDTNEIQTCSREQLVNTYDNTVLYVDYIVDKAIKLLQAQPDNVTTSLMYLSDHGESLGENGVYLHGLPYSIAPDSQKHIPMVIWLSDQYQKGHAVNYSCLKKRASAEAFSQDNLFSTMLGLVGVQTSEYHAADDILAPCRG is encoded by the coding sequence ATGCGCCGTATTCCGCTTCGCCGCCCTGCAATGAGTCGCCTGACTTTTTTGCTGCTGTTTTCTGTTTATATTGCTGTTTTCCTCAACCTCATTTATTACCGTCAGGCCTGGGCCCTGTTACCCGTTAACTCGGCTTACAATCTGGCGGTGTTTCTGTCGATGCCGCTGGTGGCGTTCAGCGTGATTAATATCATCGCAACGCTGGCTTCTTTTCTGTGGCTGGATCGGCTGGTGATCGCGGTGTTTATTTTGCTCAGCGCCGCCACGCAGTATTTCATCTGGACCTACGGCATCATTATTGACCGCTCGATGATTGCCAATATGCTGGATACCACGCCAGCGGAATCCTTCGCCCTGATGACGCCGCAGTTAATTTTGACCATAGGCCTTTCCGGTATTGCCATGGCGATCCTCGCCTTTGTGGTGAAATTCAAAAAAAGCCGTACGCGTGTACATAGCGCCGCTATGCGCTGTGTGAATATTCTCGCGTCTGTGGCGATAATATTGCTTATCGCCGCCTGCTTTTATAAAGATTACGCCTCGCTGTTTCGCAATAATAAAGAGCTGGTGAAATCCCTTGGCCCGTCGAACAGCATCAGCGCCCTCCTGTCTTATGATGTTCATCACCGTATGGATAATCTGCCGCTGGTCCGGCTGGGCGAGGACGCAACACTTACCCCCGCGATGCACAAGCCGCAGACCAAACACCTGACTATTCTGATCGTTGGCGAAACTTCCCGAGCGGATAACTTCGCGCTGTCAGGCTATCCACGAGATACTAATCCGCTGCTGTCGAAAGACAATGTGGTCTATTTCCCGAAAACCACCTCCTGCGGGACGGCGACGGCAATTTCGGTGCCCTGCATGTTTTCCGGCATGCCGCGCAAAAATTACAATGAACAACTCGCGCATCATCGTGAAGGTTTGCTGGATATTGTGCAGCGCGCGGGAATATCAGTGCAGTGGAATGAAAATGACGGCGGCTGTAAAGGTGCCTGCGACCGTGTGCCGCACCAGGATATGACGAAACTGAATCTGGCAGATTATTGCATTGCGGGCGAATGCCAGGATGAAATTCTGTTTCACGATCTGCAAAAATCTATCGACAGTTTTCCCGGTGACGGGCTGATCGTATTACATACTATTGGCAGCCATGGGCCGACCTACTATAACCGCTATCCGCCGCAGTTCCGCAAATTCACCCCAACCTGCGACACCAATGAAATCCAGACCTGTTCCCGCGAGCAGCTGGTTAACACCTATGATAATACGGTGCTGTACGTGGATTATATTGTCGATAAGGCGATTAAATTATTGCAGGCGCAGCCGGACAACGTCACCACCAGCCTGATGTATCTTTCCGATCACGGCGAATCCTTAGGTGAAAATGGCGTTTATTTGCACGGTCTGCCCTATTCCATCGCGCCGGATTCACAAAAACATATTCCGATGGTGATCTGGCTTTCCGACCAGTATCAGAAAGGTCACGCTGTGAATTACAGCTGCCTGAAAAAACGCGCCAGCGCGGAAGCATTTTCCCAGGATAATCTGTTCTCAACGATGTTAGGGTTAGTGGGCGTACAAACCAGCGAGTATCATGCGGCAGATGATATTCTCGCGCCGTGCAGGGGGTAA
- the yvcK gene encoding uridine diphosphate-N-acetylglucosamine-binding protein YvcK, which produces MRNRTLADLDRVVALGGGHGLGRVMSSLSSLGSRLTGIVTTTDNGGSTGRIRRSEGGIAWGDMRNCLNQLITEPSVASAMFEYRFTGNGELAGHNLGNLMLKALDHLSVRPLEAINLIRNLLKVDAFLIPMSEQPLDLMALDSEGHAVYGEVNIDQLTQPVQELMLFPSAQATREAVQAIAEADLILIGPGSFYTSLLPLLLLDNLAQALRRTPAPVVYIGNLGKELSVAAASLSLNDKLALMEQYVGKRIIDAVVVGPTVDVSSVTDRIVIQDVLEASDVPYRHDRRLLRAALERAVQSLG; this is translated from the coding sequence ATGCGCAATCGCACTCTTGCGGATCTCGACAGGGTTGTCGCCCTCGGCGGCGGGCACGGGCTGGGACGGGTGATGTCTTCCCTCTCCTCGCTCGGCTCCCGTTTAACCGGCATCGTGACCACCACCGATAATGGCGGCTCGACCGGACGCATTCGTCGTTCTGAAGGCGGCATCGCCTGGGGCGATATGCGTAACTGTCTTAACCAGCTTATCACCGAGCCAAGCGTCGCCTCGGCGATGTTCGAGTACCGCTTCACCGGCAACGGCGAGCTGGCGGGGCATAACCTGGGCAACCTGATGCTGAAAGCGCTGGATCATCTCAGCGTCCGGCCGCTGGAGGCCATTAACCTGATCCGTAATCTGCTGAAGGTGGACGCCTTTCTGATCCCGATGTCGGAGCAGCCGCTGGATCTGATGGCGCTCGACAGCGAAGGCCATGCGGTATATGGCGAAGTGAATATCGATCAGCTGACGCAGCCGGTGCAGGAGCTGATGCTGTTCCCCAGCGCCCAGGCCACCCGCGAGGCGGTGCAGGCCATTGCCGAAGCGGATTTGATTTTAATCGGGCCGGGGAGTTTTTACACCAGCCTGCTGCCGCTGCTGCTGCTCGACAATCTGGCGCAGGCGCTGCGCCGCACTCCGGCTCCGGTGGTCTATATCGGTAATCTTGGCAAAGAACTCAGCGTCGCCGCCGCCAGCCTCAGCCTGAACGACAAGCTGGCGCTGATGGAGCAGTACGTCGGCAAACGCATTATTGACGCGGTGGTGGTTGGCCCGACGGTGGACGTTTCGTCGGTGACAGACCGCATCGTGATCCAGGACGTGCTGGAAGCCAGCGACGTGCCCTACCGCCATGACCGCCGCCTGCTGCGCGCGGCGCTGGAGCGTGCGGTGCAAAGCCTTGGCTGA
- a CDS encoding lysylphosphatidylglycerol synthase domain-containing protein codes for MAKSHPKWRLAKKILTWVFFIAMAVLLVVYARTVNWEDVWEVIRNYNRTTLLIALGLVVVSYLLYGCYDLLARTYCGHKLAARQVMLVSFVCYAFNLTLSTWVGGIGMRYRLYSRLGLPGSTITRIFSLSITTNWLGYILLGGIIFTFGVVELPAHWYIDEGTLRIAGVVLLAFIAAYMWFCAFAKRRHATIKGQKLVLPSWKFALAQMAISSANWMAMGAIIWLLLGQEVNYFFVLGVLLVSSIAGVIIHIPAGIGVLEAVFIALLAGEHTSKGAIIAALLAYRMLYYFIPLLLALVCYLLLESRAKKLRAKNEKAMAK; via the coding sequence ATGGCAAAATCGCATCCGAAGTGGCGTCTTGCCAAAAAAATCCTGACATGGGTGTTTTTTATCGCCATGGCAGTTCTGCTGGTGGTGTATGCGCGCACGGTGAACTGGGAAGATGTCTGGGAGGTGATCCGCAACTATAACCGCACGACGCTGCTGATTGCGCTGGGTCTGGTGGTGGTGAGCTATCTGCTCTACGGCTGTTACGATCTGCTGGCGCGCACCTACTGCGGGCATAAGCTGGCGGCGCGGCAGGTGATGCTGGTGTCCTTTGTCTGCTATGCCTTTAACCTGACGTTAAGCACCTGGGTTGGCGGTATCGGCATGCGCTACCGGCTCTATTCCCGCCTGGGGCTGCCGGGCAGCACCATCACGCGTATTTTCTCCCTGAGTATCACCACGAACTGGCTGGGCTATATTCTGCTTGGCGGCATTATCTTCACCTTTGGCGTGGTGGAACTGCCCGCCCACTGGTATATCGACGAAGGTACGCTGCGTATTGCGGGCGTGGTGCTGCTGGCGTTTATCGCCGCCTATATGTGGTTCTGCGCCTTTGCCAAACGTCGCCATGCCACCATCAAAGGCCAGAAGCTGGTGCTGCCGTCGTGGAAGTTTGCGCTGGCGCAGATGGCGATCTCCAGCGCCAACTGGATGGCGATGGGGGCTATTATCTGGCTGCTGCTGGGCCAGGAAGTGAACTATTTCTTCGTGCTGGGCGTCCTGCTGGTGAGCAGTATCGCAGGGGTGATCATTCATATCCCGGCGGGTATCGGCGTGCTGGAAGCGGTGTTTATTGCGCTGCTGGCGGGGGAACATACGTCTAAAGGGGCAATTATCGCCGCCCTGCTCGCTTACCGTATGCTGTATTACTTTATCCCGCTGCTGCTGGCGCTGGTGTGTTACCTGCTGCTGGAAAGCCGGGCGAAGAAGCTACGGGCGAAGAACGAGAAGGCGATGGCGAAGTAA
- the moaE gene encoding molybdopterin synthase catalytic subunit MoaE encodes MENTRIRVGHENFSVGDEYQWLAACDEDGAVVTFTGKVRNHNLGDSVSALTLEHYPGMTEKALAEIVSDARARWPLQRVSVIHRIGELWPGDEIVFVGVTGAHRSSAFEAAQFIMDYLKTRAPFWKREATPEGSRWVDARDSDKQAAERW; translated from the coding sequence ATGGAAAATACCCGTATCCGCGTGGGTCATGAAAATTTCAGCGTCGGCGACGAATATCAGTGGCTGGCCGCCTGCGATGAAGACGGAGCGGTGGTCACCTTTACCGGCAAAGTGCGTAATCATAATCTGGGCGACAGCGTCAGCGCGCTGACCCTTGAACACTATCCCGGTATGACCGAGAAAGCGCTGGCTGAGATCGTCAGCGACGCCCGCGCGCGCTGGCCGCTGCAACGGGTATCCGTTATTCACCGCATCGGGGAATTATGGCCGGGCGATGAAATCGTGTTTGTCGGCGTCACCGGCGCGCACCGCAGTTCCGCCTTTGAAGCCGCGCAGTTTATTATGGATTATCTGAAAACCCGCGCGCCGTTCTGGAAGCGTGAAGCCACGCCGGAAGGCAGCCGCTGGGTGGACGCGCGTGACAGCGATAAGCAGGCCGCCGAACGCTGGTGA
- the nhaC gene encoding Na+/H+ antiporter NhaC, which produces MMNANREPGFTAAMLLLAVVFIVFFTGIGMLNYPVEFILIVITIVSGFFARYYGAGWQEIMQTFIGKIKDAVPAMLILLTIGMLIGCWMVSGTIPLMVFYGLEIINPAYLYLTAFLVTVCISTFTGTSWGSAGTIGVALVAVAAAMNVSLPVTAGAVISGAYFGDKLSPLSDTTNMAALAAGAELYQSIRHMMYTSVPAFLFACLGFWIAGSDLQATEALQLDTIPVMKNALEQLFWLNPLLMVPALLVFVGAMRKWDTVIVLVASSFMALGLAAFAQPFALADLVKAAINGFHTSMIPDFSSVPMNEATSKNINTLLNRGGMYSMVSPIVVMLCAFLFASALDVSGGLNVILQRLVKKLTSVTSTVLATMLTSSLLVACTGNAVISFFLVKNMYDPCFKTKKLHMVNMSRAMESGATLLEGLFPWTISGMFMAKTLGVATLEYAPWVLFNLSCFVMAVLYAVLARWSAFGTRYETENERGITS; this is translated from the coding sequence ATGATGAACGCTAACAGGGAACCGGGCTTTACCGCTGCGATGCTGTTATTAGCGGTAGTCTTTATCGTATTTTTTACCGGCATCGGTATGTTAAATTATCCGGTAGAATTCATTCTTATTGTCATCACTATTGTTTCCGGCTTTTTTGCCCGCTATTACGGGGCAGGCTGGCAGGAGATCATGCAGACGTTTATCGGCAAAATAAAAGATGCCGTGCCGGCAATGCTGATCCTGCTTACCATCGGCATGTTAATTGGCTGCTGGATGGTCAGCGGCACCATTCCGCTGATGGTGTTTTACGGCCTGGAAATTATCAATCCGGCCTATCTTTACCTGACGGCCTTTCTGGTGACGGTGTGCATCTCAACCTTTACCGGTACTTCATGGGGATCGGCGGGCACCATTGGCGTGGCGCTGGTGGCGGTGGCGGCCGCCATGAACGTTTCGTTGCCGGTGACCGCCGGAGCGGTGATCTCCGGCGCTTACTTTGGCGATAAGCTCTCACCGCTGTCCGACACCACCAACATGGCGGCGTTGGCGGCAGGGGCGGAGCTATACCAGAGCATTCGCCACATGATGTACACCTCGGTCCCGGCGTTTCTGTTCGCCTGTCTCGGCTTCTGGATTGCCGGTTCGGATTTGCAGGCGACAGAGGCGCTGCAACTGGACACCATTCCGGTCATGAAAAATGCCCTTGAGCAGCTATTCTGGCTGAACCCACTGCTGATGGTCCCGGCGCTGCTGGTATTTGTCGGCGCCATGCGCAAATGGGATACCGTGATTGTGCTGGTCGCCTCGTCGTTTATGGCGCTCGGTCTTGCCGCTTTTGCGCAGCCGTTCGCGCTGGCGGATCTGGTTAAGGCGGCGATTAATGGCTTTCACACCAGCATGATCCCGGATTTCAGTTCGGTGCCGATGAACGAGGCGACCAGTAAAAATATCAACACGCTGCTTAACCGGGGCGGGATGTACTCTATGGTCAGCCCGATTGTGGTGATGCTGTGCGCTTTTCTGTTTGCCTCGGCGCTGGACGTGTCCGGCGGGCTTAACGTTATTTTGCAGCGGCTGGTGAAAAAGCTCACTTCGGTGACCAGCACCGTGCTGGCAACCATGCTGACCAGCTCGCTGCTGGTGGCCTGTACCGGCAATGCGGTGATCAGCTTTTTCCTCGTCAAAAACATGTACGATCCCTGCTTTAAAACCAAAAAGCTGCATATGGTAAACATGTCCCGCGCCATGGAGTCCGGCGCGACGCTGCTGGAAGGGCTGTTCCCCTGGACCATTTCAGGGATGTTTATGGCGAAAACCCTCGGCGTGGCGACGCTGGAGTATGCGCCCTGGGTGCTGTTTAATCTGAGCTGCTTCGTGATGGCGGTACTGTACGCGGTGCTGGCGCGCTGGTCCGCTTTCGGAACGCGTTACGAAACGGAGAATGAGAGGGGCATCACATCGTAA
- the moaA gene encoding GTP 3',8-cyclase MoaA yields MASQLTDAFARKFYYLRLSITDVCNFRCTYCLPDGYKPGGVTNKSFLSLDEIRRVTRTFAALGTEKVRLTGGEPSLRRDFTDIIAAVRENAAIRQIAVTTNGYRMARDVQSWRDAGLTAINVSVDSLDARQFHAITGQDKFRQVMDGIDAAFTAGFEKVKVNTVLMRDVNHHQLDTFLAWIQSRPIQLRFIELMETGEGSELFRKHHLSGMVLRDELLRRGWIQKLRQRSDGPAQVFCHPDYEGEIGLIMPYEKDFCATCNRLRVSSVGKLHLCLFGDGGVSLRDLLADDSQQAALEARISEALTHKKQTHFLHQGNTGITQNLSYIGG; encoded by the coding sequence ATGGCCTCACAACTTACCGATGCATTCGCGCGTAAGTTTTATTACCTGCGTTTGTCTATTACCGACGTGTGCAATTTTCGTTGCACCTATTGTCTGCCCGATGGCTACAAGCCGGGTGGCGTGACGAACAAAAGCTTTCTCAGCCTCGACGAAATTCGTCGCGTCACCCGTACCTTTGCCGCGCTCGGCACGGAAAAAGTGCGTCTGACCGGCGGGGAACCCTCGTTGCGCCGCGATTTCACCGACATTATCGCCGCGGTACGCGAAAACGCCGCTATCCGCCAGATTGCGGTGACCACCAACGGTTATCGCATGGCGCGCGACGTGCAGAGCTGGCGCGATGCCGGGCTGACGGCGATTAACGTCAGCGTCGACAGCCTTGATGCCCGCCAGTTTCACGCCATTACCGGCCAGGATAAATTCCGCCAGGTGATGGACGGCATCGACGCCGCCTTTACCGCGGGCTTTGAGAAAGTCAAAGTGAATACCGTGCTGATGCGCGATGTTAACCATCATCAGCTGGATACGTTCCTGGCGTGGATCCAGTCGCGTCCCATCCAGCTGCGCTTTATCGAACTGATGGAAACCGGCGAGGGCAGCGAGCTGTTCCGCAAACATCATCTCTCCGGCATGGTGCTGCGCGATGAACTGCTGCGCCGTGGCTGGATCCAGAAGCTCCGTCAGCGCAGCGACGGCCCGGCGCAGGTGTTCTGCCACCCGGACTATGAAGGCGAAATCGGCCTCATCATGCCGTATGAGAAAGACTTCTGCGCCACCTGCAACCGTCTGCGCGTCTCGTCCGTCGGCAAGCTGCACCTGTGCCTGTTCGGCGACGGCGGCGTCAGCCTGCGCGATCTGCTTGCCGATGACAGCCAGCAGGCTGCGCTGGAAGCGCGAATTTCAGAGGCGCTGACGCATAAAAAGCAGACCCATTTCCTGCATCAGGGCAATACCGGTATTACGCAAAATCTGTCGTATATCGGCGGGTAA
- the moaD gene encoding molybdopterin synthase sulfur carrier subunit, translating to MIKVLFFAQVRELVACDGLDVKAEYASVEQLRAALAAKSDRWALALESGKLLAAVNQTLVDFNHPLREGDEVAFFPPVTGG from the coding sequence ATGATTAAGGTGCTGTTTTTTGCGCAGGTGCGCGAACTGGTGGCCTGCGACGGGCTGGACGTTAAGGCCGAATATGCAAGCGTAGAACAGCTGCGTGCGGCGCTGGCGGCGAAAAGCGATCGCTGGGCGCTGGCGCTGGAGTCCGGCAAGCTGCTGGCGGCGGTCAATCAGACGCTGGTGGATTTTAACCACCCGCTGCGCGAAGGCGACGAAGTGGCCTTCTTCCCGCCGGTAACCGGAGGTTAA
- the moaC gene encoding cyclic pyranopterin monophosphate synthase MoaC: MSQLTHINAAGEAHMVDVSGKAETVREARAEAFVTMRPETLQMIIDGSHHKGDVFATARIAGIQAAKRTWDLIPLCHPLMLSKVEVNLRAEPEHHRVRIESLCRLTGKTGVEMEALTAASVAALTIYDMCKAVQKDMVIGPLRLLAKSGGKSGDFRVDSDD, translated from the coding sequence ATGTCTCAGTTGACCCACATTAACGCCGCAGGCGAAGCGCATATGGTGGATGTGTCCGGCAAGGCTGAAACCGTGCGTGAAGCGCGCGCCGAAGCCTTTGTCACCATGCGCCCGGAAACGTTACAGATGATCATTGACGGCAGTCACCACAAAGGCGATGTGTTTGCCACCGCGCGCATTGCGGGCATTCAGGCCGCCAAGCGCACCTGGGATCTGATCCCGCTGTGCCATCCGCTGATGCTCAGCAAAGTGGAAGTCAATCTTCGCGCCGAACCCGAACATCACCGTGTGCGCATTGAGTCCCTCTGCCGGCTGACCGGAAAAACCGGCGTCGAAATGGAAGCGCTGACCGCCGCCTCCGTGGCGGCGCTGACTATTTACGACATGTGCAAAGCCGTACAGAAGGACATGGTCATTGGCCCGCTGCGCCTGCTGGCGAAAAGCGGCGGAAAATCCGGCGATTTCAGGGTGGATAGCGATGATTAA
- the pmrA gene encoding two-component system response regulator PmrA has product MKILVVEDDTLLLQGLLLAMQSEGYACDGVSTAREASQSLAMGHYSLIVLDLGLPDEDGVHFLQRLRREKCALPVLVLTARDTVEDRVSGLDAGADDYLMKPFALEELNARIRALLRRQHNQGDSELTVGDLQLNVNNRQVKLAGRPLELTPKEYALLSRLMLKAGNAVHREILYNDIYSWDNEPATNTLEVHIHNLRDKVGKDRIRTVRGFGYLLVKTPGEQ; this is encoded by the coding sequence ATGAAAATCTTAGTGGTGGAAGACGATACCCTGTTATTGCAGGGCCTGCTGCTGGCGATGCAGTCCGAAGGTTACGCCTGCGATGGCGTCTCTACGGCGCGGGAGGCCTCGCAGAGCCTGGCGATGGGGCATTACAGCCTGATCGTACTGGATCTGGGACTGCCCGATGAAGACGGCGTGCATTTTTTGCAGCGACTCCGCCGCGAAAAATGCGCCCTGCCGGTGCTGGTGCTCACGGCGCGCGATACCGTTGAGGATCGCGTATCGGGACTGGATGCGGGCGCGGATGACTATCTGATGAAGCCCTTCGCGCTGGAGGAGCTCAACGCCCGCATCCGCGCCCTGCTGCGCCGTCAGCATAATCAGGGCGACAGCGAACTGACTGTGGGCGATCTGCAACTGAATGTGAATAACCGTCAGGTGAAGCTGGCGGGCAGGCCGCTGGAGCTGACGCCGAAAGAGTACGCCCTGCTTTCGCGCCTGATGTTAAAAGCAGGCAACGCGGTGCACCGGGAAATTCTATACAACGATATTTACAGCTGGGATAACGAACCGGCCACCAACACCCTGGAAGTGCATATTCATAATCTGCGCGACAAAGTGGGTAAAGATCGCATCCGTACGGTGCGGGGCTTCGGCTATCTGCTGGTAAAAACGCCGGGAGAGCAGTAA
- a CDS encoding Bax inhibitor-1/YccA family protein: MDRYPGSGSIVEARSGLQTYMAQVYGWMTCGLLLTAFIAWYSANTPAVMMFVFSSKITFFGLVIAQLALVFVLSGMVHRLSAGMATTLFMLYSALTGLTISSIFIVYTYSSIASTFVVAGGMFGAMSLYGYTTKRDLSGFGNMLFMALIGIVLASLVNFWLKSEALMWAVTYIGVIVFVGLTAYDTQKLKNIGENIDTRDSTNLRRYSILGALTLYLDFINLFLMLLRIFGNRR; the protein is encoded by the coding sequence ATGGACAGATACCCAGGAAGCGGTTCGATTGTCGAGGCGCGCAGCGGGCTGCAAACCTATATGGCGCAGGTGTATGGCTGGATGACCTGCGGTCTGCTGTTGACCGCCTTTATTGCCTGGTATTCTGCGAATACCCCGGCGGTAATGATGTTCGTCTTCTCCAGCAAAATTACCTTTTTCGGGCTGGTGATTGCGCAGCTGGCGCTGGTGTTCGTGCTTTCCGGCATGGTGCATCGCCTGAGCGCGGGTATGGCCACCACGCTGTTTATGCTCTATTCCGCGCTCACCGGGCTGACGATTTCCAGTATTTTTATCGTCTACACCTACTCCTCTATTGCCAGCACCTTTGTGGTGGCCGGCGGGATGTTTGGCGCGATGAGCCTCTACGGTTACACCACTAAGCGTGATTTGAGCGGCTTCGGCAACATGCTGTTTATGGCGCTGATCGGTATCGTGCTGGCTTCGCTGGTTAACTTCTGGCTGAAAAGCGAAGCGCTGATGTGGGCGGTGACCTATATCGGGGTGATTGTGTTTGTGGGGCTGACGGCCTATGACACGCAGAAGCTGAAAAACATTGGCGAGAATATCGATACCCGCGACAGCACTAACCTGCGTCGTTATTCGATCCTCGGCGCGCTGACGCTGTATCTGGACTTTATTAACCTGTTCCTGATGCTGCTGCGGATTTTCGGTAACCGCCGCTGA
- the moaB gene encoding molybdenum cofactor biosynthesis protein B — MSQVSADFIPTRIAILTVTSRRTEEDDTSGHYLRDAAQEVGHHIVDKAIVKENRYAIRAQVSAWIASDDVQVVLITGGTGFTAGDQAPEALLPLFDREVEGFGEVFRMLSFEEIGTSTLQSRAIAGIANNTLIFAMPGSTKACRTAWENIIAPQLDARTRPCNFHPHLKK; from the coding sequence ATGAGTCAGGTCAGTGCAGATTTTATCCCGACCCGTATCGCCATTTTAACCGTCACCAGCCGTCGCACCGAAGAGGACGATACTTCCGGCCACTATCTGCGCGACGCCGCGCAGGAAGTCGGGCATCACATCGTCGACAAAGCGATTGTTAAAGAGAACCGCTACGCCATTCGTGCGCAGGTTTCCGCGTGGATCGCCTCGGACGACGTACAGGTGGTATTAATCACCGGCGGCACCGGATTCACCGCCGGCGATCAGGCCCCGGAAGCGCTGCTGCCGCTGTTTGACCGCGAAGTGGAAGGTTTCGGGGAAGTGTTCCGTATGCTGTCGTTCGAAGAGATTGGCACCTCGACGCTGCAATCCCGCGCTATTGCGGGCATCGCCAATAATACGCTGATTTTTGCCATGCCCGGCTCGACGAAAGCCTGCCGCACCGCCTGGGAAAATATCATCGCCCCGCAGCTCGACGCACGCACCCGTCCGTGCAATTTTCATCCTCATTTAAAGAAATAA
- the pmrB gene encoding two-component system sensor histidine kinase PmrB, with amino-acid sequence MNFRHWTLRRRLLLTIGTILVVCQLVSVFWLWHESKEQIQLIVESEIYKANNHSNIKHEVHEAVASLLIPSLVIIGLALVLCLQAIKRITRPLKDLQHELEIRTPDNLQPIALEKPVPEVEAVTTAINQLVGRLTVTLDRERLFTADVAHELRTPLAGLRLHLELLSKSHAIDVSHLILRIEQMTENVSQLLQLARVAQSFSAGSYQQVMLIRDVILPLQDELLTMVSTRQQKLVWPENAGDIAVSGDAPQLRVLLRNLVENAHRYSPELATITLTVSDDDAPVLAVEDEGPGIDEASSHELSKAFVRMDSRYGGMGLGLSIVSRIAQLHDGELFLHNRHPGPGLRAGVRFPDARAQAALRR; translated from the coding sequence ATGAATTTCCGACACTGGACGCTGCGGCGTCGCTTGCTGCTGACCATTGGCACCATTCTGGTGGTCTGCCAGCTGGTGAGCGTGTTCTGGCTGTGGCATGAAAGCAAAGAGCAGATCCAGCTGATTGTGGAAAGCGAGATCTACAAAGCCAACAATCACAGCAATATTAAACATGAAGTGCACGAAGCGGTCGCCAGCCTGCTCATCCCAAGCCTGGTCATCATCGGCCTTGCGCTGGTGCTGTGCTTACAGGCGATAAAACGCATCACCCGCCCATTAAAAGATTTGCAGCATGAACTGGAGATCCGCACGCCGGACAATCTGCAACCCATCGCGCTGGAAAAACCCGTGCCGGAAGTCGAAGCGGTCACCACGGCGATCAACCAGCTGGTGGGCCGCCTGACGGTGACTCTCGATCGGGAGCGCCTGTTCACCGCGGACGTGGCTCACGAGCTGCGCACACCGCTCGCCGGGCTGCGGCTGCATCTGGAATTGTTGTCGAAAAGCCATGCGATTGACGTCAGCCATCTCATTTTGCGCATTGAGCAGATGACGGAAAACGTCTCGCAGTTGCTGCAACTGGCACGGGTGGCGCAGTCGTTCTCGGCGGGAAGCTATCAGCAGGTGATGCTGATCCGCGATGTGATCCTGCCCTTGCAGGACGAACTGCTCACCATGGTGAGCACACGCCAGCAGAAATTAGTGTGGCCGGAAAACGCCGGGGATATTGCGGTGAGCGGCGATGCGCCGCAACTGCGCGTTCTGCTGAGAAATCTGGTGGAAAACGCGCACCGTTACAGCCCGGAGCTGGCCACCATTACCCTCACCGTCAGCGATGACGACGCCCCTGTACTGGCCGTTGAAGATGAAGGCCCCGGCATTGATGAAGCCTCCAGCCACGAGCTGAGCAAAGCCTTTGTGCGTATGGACAGCCGTTACGGCGGCATGGGGCTGGGTCTGAGTATCGTCAGCCGTATCGCCCAGTTACATGACGGGGAGTTATTTTTACATAATCGCCACCCAGGACCTGGGCTGCGTGCAGGGGTACGGTTTCCGGATGCCCGCGCTCAGGCGGCGCTCAGACGGTAA